In a genomic window of Allomeiothermus silvanus DSM 9946:
- a CDS encoding response regulator transcription factor → MRILIVEDEAGLAQPLLALLQKERYQAFWASNLEEAYAHLESLEPDLIVLDIMFPQGEAWSGDTRWVDAGFDFAQAVRRAGYRGSILFLSARDAVEDRVRGLDLGGDDYLLKPFSLAEFLARVRALLRRNASHKQSTFQRGPLQVDFVARQALWHYKRLELSEKEFALLELLAMHPERVFTVEELLERFFPEAASGHRILRVYVHRLREKLAPEVILTMPGGYRLGL, encoded by the coding sequence ATGCGCATCCTGATCGTCGAAGACGAGGCGGGGCTGGCTCAACCCCTTTTGGCCCTGCTACAAAAGGAGCGCTATCAGGCCTTTTGGGCCAGCAATCTGGAGGAGGCGTATGCCCATCTCGAAAGCCTCGAGCCGGATCTCATCGTGCTGGACATCATGTTTCCCCAGGGAGAGGCCTGGTCCGGAGACACCCGCTGGGTAGATGCCGGTTTCGATTTCGCCCAAGCGGTGCGCCGAGCGGGATATAGAGGCAGCATCCTCTTCCTCAGCGCTCGCGACGCCGTGGAGGACCGGGTGCGGGGGCTGGACTTGGGGGGAGACGACTATCTGCTCAAACCCTTCTCGCTTGCGGAGTTCCTGGCGCGGGTACGGGCCCTACTCCGCCGCAACGCCTCCCACAAGCAGTCCACCTTCCAGCGTGGCCCTCTACAGGTGGATTTTGTGGCCCGACAAGCCCTGTGGCACTACAAACGTCTAGAACTCTCGGAAAAGGAGTTCGCCCTGCTCGAGCTACTCGCTATGCACCCGGAGCGGGTGTTCACGGTCGAGGAGCTTTTGGAGCGCTTCTTTCCAGAGGCTGCCTCCGGTCACCGCATCCTACGGGTCTATGTGCATCGCCTGCGAGAAAAGCTCGCCCCCGAGGTGATCTTGACCATGCCCGGAGGCTACCGGCTAGGGCTTTGA
- a CDS encoding DUF5666 domain-containing protein, protein MRKIGVFLCAGGLLALAGCSTSPQTQSTALAVSGVVGGSASMLTLNGQVLDLSSAKVTLNGEDASAAAVKAGMEISGSGTLEGGKVKVRDLEVRYRAQGQADQVDLAGKFVVVAGLKAFVTDKTLIFQENADGTETALTLADLAAGDYLKVAGIPRPQDPDDAILATRLERESSDDPNRVELMVPIRKLNPTAQTFTYGLQTYTVDYSKATLRGTLVEGAVVRFRGSKSGTTITALRVRAIEGKEKPDVPDGTRIELRGLVGNLNPTTQTFQVEGLSVDYSAATVIGTLANGIEVEVKGTLSGTTVKAIRVKVTAQDDEEPGNAELEGTIANFNATAKTFTVNGVTVSVNDQTVYQQDKMGGQSLAEENKGKHLTAQEFWGSDRTGQRVEVKGVPSSSTALLARKIELK, encoded by the coding sequence ATGCGAAAGATCGGAGTATTCCTATGCGCCGGCGGGCTGCTGGCCTTGGCCGGGTGCAGCACCTCGCCACAAACACAAAGCACGGCCCTAGCCGTCTCGGGGGTGGTAGGGGGTAGCGCCAGCATGCTCACCCTGAACGGCCAGGTGCTCGACCTGAGCAGCGCTAAAGTGACCCTAAACGGCGAAGACGCCAGCGCGGCGGCGGTCAAGGCCGGGATGGAGATCTCCGGAAGCGGCACCCTGGAGGGCGGCAAGGTCAAGGTGCGCGACCTCGAGGTGCGCTACCGGGCCCAAGGGCAGGCCGATCAGGTGGACCTAGCCGGGAAGTTCGTCGTGGTAGCTGGGCTCAAAGCTTTCGTCACCGACAAGACCCTGATCTTCCAGGAAAACGCCGATGGAACCGAAACCGCCCTGACCCTGGCCGACCTGGCCGCGGGCGATTACCTGAAAGTAGCCGGAATTCCCCGACCCCAAGACCCCGACGATGCCATCCTGGCGACGCGGCTCGAGCGCGAAAGCAGCGATGATCCTAACCGCGTAGAGCTGATGGTTCCGATCCGCAAGCTGAACCCGACCGCCCAGACTTTCACCTACGGGCTACAGACCTATACTGTAGATTACAGCAAGGCCACGCTGCGGGGGACGCTGGTGGAGGGCGCGGTCGTCCGCTTTAGGGGAAGCAAATCCGGCACCACCATCACCGCCCTTCGGGTGCGGGCTATCGAAGGGAAAGAGAAGCCGGATGTCCCCGACGGCACCCGGATCGAACTCCGGGGCCTGGTCGGTAACCTCAACCCCACTACCCAGACCTTCCAGGTCGAGGGGCTAAGCGTGGATTACTCCGCCGCCACCGTGATCGGCACGCTCGCTAATGGGATCGAGGTAGAGGTAAAGGGGACGCTTTCGGGCACCACCGTCAAAGCAATTCGGGTCAAAGTAACCGCGCAAGATGATGAAGAACCCGGCAATGCCGAACTCGAGGGGACCATCGCCAACTTCAACGCCACCGCCAAAACGTTCACGGTCAATGGGGTCACCGTATCGGTGAACGATCAGACCGTGTACCAGCAGGACAAGATGGGCGGCCAAAGCCTGGCCGAGGAAAATAAAGGTAAACACCTCACCGCCCAGGAGTTCTGGGGCAGCGACCGGACCGGCCAAAGGGTCGAGGTCAAGGGGGTTCCGAGCAGTAGCACCGCGCTGCTGGCCCGCAAGATCGAGTTAAAATAA
- the dusA gene encoding tRNA dihydrouridine(20/20a) synthase DusA, whose product MAIDPALHRLSVAPMLDWTDRHFRYLVRLCSRGVRLYTEMVTDRAILHGNRPRLLDFDPSEHPVALQLGGSDPALLAEAARIGQDWGYDEINLNLGCPSERVQGGGFGACLMKEPDLVAECFAAMREAVQLPVTAKHRLGVDDLEDYGYLARFVEKLASVGVEVFIVHARKAWLQGLSPKENREIPELRYGWVYRLKEDFPHLIFVLNGGVKTLDEAGAHLEHVDGVMLGRAVYEDPFVLEEADRRFFGLEHRPQRLQVAQAMIAYAEARLEEGVPLWSIARHMLNLFKGQRGGKRWRRYLSEHAIRPQAKAQVLWEALEQVTKTPTLRTIASLPKLEKPLQQCS is encoded by the coding sequence ATGGCCATAGACCCCGCCCTCCACCGCCTGTCCGTGGCGCCGATGCTGGACTGGACGGATCGGCATTTCCGCTACCTGGTGCGCCTGTGCAGTCGGGGGGTGCGGCTTTACACCGAGATGGTCACCGACCGGGCCATCCTCCACGGGAACCGCCCGCGCCTGCTCGACTTCGACCCCAGCGAGCACCCCGTGGCCTTGCAGCTGGGGGGTAGCGATCCGGCCCTGCTGGCCGAGGCTGCCCGGATTGGCCAGGATTGGGGCTACGACGAGATCAACCTGAACCTGGGCTGCCCCTCCGAGCGGGTGCAGGGCGGCGGGTTCGGGGCCTGCTTGATGAAGGAGCCGGATTTGGTGGCGGAGTGCTTCGCCGCGATGCGCGAGGCGGTGCAGCTCCCCGTGACCGCCAAGCACCGGTTGGGGGTGGACGACCTCGAGGACTACGGCTACCTGGCCCGCTTCGTCGAGAAGCTAGCCAGCGTTGGGGTAGAGGTCTTCATCGTCCACGCCCGCAAGGCCTGGCTCCAGGGGCTTTCCCCCAAGGAAAACCGCGAGATCCCCGAGTTGCGCTACGGCTGGGTGTACCGGCTCAAAGAGGACTTTCCCCACCTGATCTTCGTGCTCAACGGAGGAGTCAAGACCCTAGACGAAGCCGGGGCCCACCTCGAGCACGTGGACGGGGTAATGCTGGGCCGGGCGGTGTACGAAGATCCCTTCGTGCTCGAGGAGGCTGATCGGCGCTTTTTCGGCCTGGAGCACCGGCCCCAGCGCCTCCAGGTGGCCCAGGCCATGATCGCCTACGCCGAGGCCCGCCTGGAAGAGGGGGTTCCCCTGTGGTCCATCGCTCGCCACATGCTCAACCTGTTCAAAGGACAGCGCGGCGGCAAGCGCTGGCGGCGGTATCTGTCGGAACACGCCATCCGGCCCCAGGCCAAGGCCCAGGTCTTGTGGGAGGCGCTCGAGCAGGTAACCAAGACGCCCACCCTTAGAACCATCGCCTCCCTCCCAAAACTGGAAAAACCCCTGCAGCAGTGCAGTTAA
- the ispH gene encoding 4-hydroxy-3-methylbut-2-enyl diphosphate reductase has translation MIERVYLAKPRGFCAGVVMAIQAVEKAAQELKEEGELVVYHAIVHNDVVVKRLEQQGVHFVEDLAEVERLRKERRKAGAKLADTVVFSAHGIPPRLRTEAAQRGLSQIDATCPLVTKVHSEAKRYAKEGYWILLIGDSADHQEIKGTRGEAPERTILVSVHTHVGRDPRLADPRRVEVPDPEKVVVLTQTTLSVDDTLATIEILKARFPKLVVPSRDDLCFATKNRQDAVKQIAPHVDLFLVLTSTASSNGMRLLELAKQLVGRAERINTVADLKPEWLEGVKSVGITSAASTPDDLVQEVVGYFRSHNPALEVIEQGEWEDIEFREPRRVAPEEILLGRSNP, from the coding sequence GTGATCGAGCGGGTGTATCTGGCCAAACCCCGCGGCTTTTGCGCCGGGGTAGTGATGGCCATCCAGGCGGTGGAGAAAGCCGCCCAAGAGCTAAAAGAAGAGGGCGAGCTGGTGGTCTACCACGCCATCGTGCATAACGACGTGGTGGTAAAGCGGCTCGAGCAGCAGGGTGTCCACTTCGTGGAAGATCTGGCCGAGGTGGAACGCCTGCGCAAGGAGCGCCGTAAGGCAGGAGCCAAGCTGGCCGACACGGTGGTCTTCTCCGCCCACGGCATCCCCCCCCGCTTGCGCACCGAGGCGGCCCAGCGGGGCTTATCCCAAATCGACGCGACCTGCCCCTTGGTGACCAAGGTCCACAGCGAGGCCAAGCGCTACGCCAAGGAGGGCTACTGGATCCTCCTCATCGGGGACTCCGCTGATCACCAGGAGATCAAGGGAACCCGCGGCGAAGCCCCGGAAAGGACCATCTTGGTCTCGGTGCATACCCACGTAGGCCGCGACCCTCGGCTGGCCGACCCGCGCCGGGTAGAGGTCCCCGACCCGGAGAAGGTGGTGGTGTTGACCCAGACCACCCTCTCGGTGGACGACACCCTAGCCACCATAGAGATCCTCAAAGCCCGCTTCCCCAAGCTGGTGGTGCCCAGCCGGGACGACCTGTGCTTCGCCACCAAAAACCGCCAGGACGCGGTGAAGCAGATCGCCCCACACGTAGACCTCTTCCTGGTGCTTACCAGCACCGCCTCTTCCAACGGGATGCGGCTGTTGGAGCTGGCCAAGCAGCTGGTTGGCCGGGCCGAGCGCATCAACACCGTGGCCGACCTGAAACCCGAGTGGCTCGAGGGGGTAAAAAGTGTCGGCATCACCTCGGCGGCCTCCACCCCGGACGACCTGGTGCAGGAGGTGGTGGGGTATTTCCGCTCCCACAACCCTGCCCTCGAGGTCATCGAGCAAGGCGAGTGGGAGGATATCGAGTTTCGCGAGCCGCGCCGGGTGGCCCCGGAGGAAATCCTGCTCGGTCGCTCCAACCCCTAG
- the dprA gene encoding DNA-processing protein DprA codes for MDALALAFTPNVGPKRLQQALERTDLSPEAVEQVLGREIGAAYRKVLGSGRAEQEREKALALGVRIIGLWDPEYPEPLRHLASPPSVLYLKGSLGDPGRSVAIVGTRRASAWAKAWTRKVARELAEAGVGVISGLALGIDTEAHAGALEGGGYTLGVLGSAVDQVYPPANRGLAERMNLLSEFPLGTSPKAEFFPRRNRIVAGLARAVIVAEAGAKSGALITAKFALEQGIDVLAVPGRPADASSEGCNRLIQDGAGLVMGSEDILMALGFAAPRNPPVALEGREASVYRTLLEMGETLPDDLALSLDLPLSEVLAVLSMLELKGHALSLPGGRYGPG; via the coding sequence GTGGACGCCTTAGCCCTAGCCTTTACCCCTAATGTCGGCCCCAAACGGCTACAGCAAGCCCTCGAGCGCACCGATTTGAGCCCGGAGGCGGTGGAGCAAGTATTGGGACGGGAGATCGGGGCGGCCTACCGAAAGGTGCTCGGGTCTGGCCGGGCCGAGCAAGAGCGCGAAAAGGCCCTGGCCCTAGGGGTGCGAATCATCGGGCTGTGGGATCCGGAATACCCCGAGCCGCTGCGCCACCTGGCCTCTCCGCCCAGCGTGCTGTATCTGAAAGGAAGCTTGGGCGATCCTGGCCGCTCGGTGGCCATCGTGGGAACCCGCCGGGCGAGCGCGTGGGCCAAGGCCTGGACCCGCAAGGTGGCCCGTGAGCTGGCCGAAGCCGGGGTGGGGGTGATCTCCGGGCTGGCCCTGGGGATTGACACTGAGGCCCACGCCGGGGCCTTGGAGGGGGGCGGGTACACCTTGGGGGTGCTGGGAAGCGCAGTGGATCAGGTCTACCCTCCGGCCAACCGGGGGCTTGCCGAGCGGATGAACCTGCTCTCGGAGTTCCCTCTGGGTACCTCACCCAAGGCCGAGTTTTTCCCCCGCCGCAACCGCATCGTGGCGGGGCTCGCGCGGGCGGTGATCGTGGCCGAGGCCGGGGCCAAGTCGGGAGCGCTCATCACCGCAAAGTTTGCCCTCGAGCAGGGCATCGATGTGCTGGCCGTGCCGGGAAGGCCTGCCGACGCGTCCTCCGAGGGCTGCAACCGGCTCATCCAGGACGGCGCCGGGCTGGTCATGGGCAGCGAGGATATCCTGATGGCGCTGGGGTTCGCTGCGCCGCGCAACCCCCCGGTGGCGCTGGAGGGCCGGGAAGCCTCGGTGTACCGGACCCTATTGGAGATGGGCGAAACCCTACCCGACGACCTGGCCCTCTCCCTCGACCTCCCGCTCTCGGAGGTGCTGGCGGTGCTCAGCATGCTCGAGCTAAAAGGACACGCCCTAAGCCTACCGGGGGGCCGCTACGGACCGGGATAA
- the era gene encoding GTPase Era, with amino-acid sequence MNAGTTYSGFVAIVGKPNVGKSTLLNALLGVKVAPISPKPQTTRKRIRGIYSEGNRQIVFVDTPGVHEPEDALGDYMSQQVAEALADVNAVVWVVDLRHPPTREDELVARMLQPIQNVPILLVGNKLDAAKRPEDAMQEYRSLLHQAEPRMLSALDERAVKNLRDELLAMLPEGPFFYPEVFSRSDQSPEEWSAEIVREEAMKRLREEIPYAIATKTEEFTEREKGKLYIRTVLYVERDSHKPILIGKGGRMLKEIGQAARKQLEVFLSRPVYLELEVKVYPGWRKDPEALRELGYE; translated from the coding sequence GTGAACGCTGGTACGACCTATTCCGGTTTCGTCGCCATCGTGGGTAAGCCCAACGTGGGTAAATCCACCCTCCTCAACGCCCTGTTGGGGGTCAAGGTGGCCCCCATCAGCCCCAAGCCACAGACCACCCGCAAGCGCATTCGGGGCATCTACAGCGAAGGTAACCGACAAATCGTCTTTGTGGATACGCCCGGTGTCCATGAGCCCGAAGACGCGCTAGGGGATTATATGAGCCAGCAGGTGGCCGAAGCCCTAGCCGATGTAAACGCGGTGGTGTGGGTGGTGGATCTGCGGCACCCGCCTACCCGCGAGGACGAACTCGTCGCCCGGATGCTCCAGCCTATCCAGAACGTGCCCATTCTACTGGTAGGCAACAAGCTCGATGCGGCCAAGCGCCCTGAAGACGCTATGCAGGAGTACCGCTCGTTGCTCCATCAGGCCGAGCCCCGGATGCTCTCGGCGCTTGACGAGCGCGCCGTGAAGAACCTACGCGACGAGCTGCTGGCCATGCTCCCCGAAGGCCCCTTCTTTTACCCCGAGGTGTTTTCCCGTTCGGACCAAAGCCCCGAGGAGTGGAGCGCCGAGATCGTGCGCGAAGAGGCTATGAAGCGGCTGCGCGAGGAGATTCCTTACGCCATCGCCACTAAGACGGAGGAGTTCACCGAGCGGGAAAAGGGTAAGCTCTATATCCGCACCGTGCTCTACGTCGAGCGCGATTCACACAAGCCGATTTTGATCGGCAAGGGCGGGCGGATGCTCAAGGAGATCGGCCAGGCTGCCCGCAAGCAGCTCGAGGTCTTCCTCTCCCGCCCGGTCTACCTCGAGCTAGAGGTCAAGGTCTACCCAGGCTGGCGCAAGGATCCCGAAGCATTGCGCGAACTCGGGTACGAGTGA
- a CDS encoding PIG-L deacetylase family protein — protein MDLLKLSPRRVLCLGAHSDDIEIGCGGTLLRLVEQGNLEVYWVVFSADSSRAAEAHSSAARFLEGVPYKLQVLEFRDSFFPAQWASIKEVFRQLAGGFSPDLIFTHARADRHQDHRVLSDLTWNTWRDHLILEYEIPKWDGDLATPNVYVRLEERHVRRKIEILLEAFPSQRGKHWFDRETFTALLRLRGLEAATRYAEGFYGRKLVF, from the coding sequence ATGGACCTGCTCAAACTTTCCCCACGCCGGGTGCTTTGCTTGGGTGCCCACTCCGACGACATCGAGATCGGCTGCGGGGGAACCCTTTTGCGGCTGGTAGAGCAAGGAAACCTCGAGGTTTACTGGGTGGTTTTCAGTGCGGATTCCTCCCGTGCCGCAGAGGCCCACTCCAGCGCAGCGCGGTTCCTCGAGGGGGTGCCCTATAAGCTGCAGGTGCTGGAGTTCCGCGACAGCTTTTTTCCCGCGCAGTGGGCCTCCATCAAGGAGGTCTTCCGGCAACTCGCCGGGGGGTTCTCGCCCGACCTGATCTTCACCCACGCCCGGGCGGACCGCCACCAGGATCACCGGGTTCTCTCCGACCTCACCTGGAACACCTGGCGCGACCACCTCATCCTCGAGTACGAGATTCCCAAGTGGGACGGCGACCTGGCTACTCCCAATGTGTACGTGCGGCTCGAGGAACGGCATGTCCGGCGCAAGATCGAGATCCTGCTCGAGGCTTTCCCCAGCCAGCGGGGCAAGCACTGGTTTGATAGGGAGACCTTTACCGCTTTGCTGCGCTTGCGCGGCCTGGAAGCCGCTACCCGCTACGCCGAGGGCTTTTACGGGCGCAAGCTGGTTTTTTAG
- a CDS encoding acyltransferase, which yields MPWLLPKTITPDADQMLKRWLGELSERLSDPAVDRYALVRDELSRILHARPYAELAEVAPMAALALDPANATLEAEYYIATDPEQFRRVKPLLWFWKALDLTPLGQSVHSGVAIRRALAPFIFKRVGKNPKFFQNVEFSVGYNLELGDDVVVHRYCLLDDIGGLVIGDGTSISDYVDIYSHTHHVLNSPDVTLKQTIIGSGVRITTRSTVLAGVTIGDDALIGTGALVNRDVPPHGIALGRPAKTVRCKLRLDWPQPYFHETVPRIPDRKPNPDFPHFIAPGYGTCQPEETKEA from the coding sequence ATGCCCTGGTTACTGCCCAAGACGATCACGCCCGATGCCGACCAGATGCTCAAGCGCTGGTTGGGCGAGCTTTCCGAGAGGCTCTCTGACCCCGCCGTAGACCGCTACGCCCTGGTGCGCGATGAGCTCTCGCGCATCCTGCATGCCCGCCCGTACGCCGAGCTGGCTGAGGTAGCGCCCATGGCCGCGTTGGCCCTTGACCCGGCTAATGCGACGCTTGAGGCCGAATACTACATCGCCACCGACCCCGAGCAGTTCCGCCGGGTGAAGCCCTTGCTGTGGTTTTGGAAGGCCCTCGACCTCACCCCGCTGGGCCAGTCGGTGCATAGTGGGGTGGCGATCCGCCGGGCGCTGGCCCCCTTTATCTTCAAGCGGGTGGGGAAGAACCCTAAGTTTTTCCAAAACGTGGAGTTTTCCGTGGGGTATAACCTCGAGTTGGGCGACGACGTAGTGGTTCACCGTTACTGCCTGCTCGACGACATCGGCGGGTTGGTGATCGGGGATGGCACCTCGATCAGCGACTACGTGGATATCTACAGCCACACCCACCACGTCTTGAACTCGCCGGATGTGACCCTCAAGCAGACCATCATCGGCTCGGGGGTGCGCATCACCACCCGCAGCACCGTGCTGGCCGGGGTGACCATCGGCGACGACGCCCTGATCGGTACCGGAGCGCTGGTCAACCGCGACGTGCCTCCGCACGGGATCGCTTTGGGGCGGCCCGCCAAGACGGTGCGCTGCAAGCTGCGCCTGGACTGGCCCCAGCCCTACTTTCACGAAACCGTACCGCGCATCCCCGACCGCAAGCCCAACCCTGATTTTCCCCACTTTATCGCACCGGGGTACGGGACCTGCCAGCCGGAAGAAACGAAAGAGGCGTGA
- a CDS encoding ATP-binding protein, producing the protein MATLPHPPFPRSGGVWSLELLGVARLVRGGVALEPLERKTAALFAILALEGPTPRSKIAGLLWPEVDEGKARRNLRQRLHRLKDVLGVSLIIPEDTLYLDPALEVDAVCLESLAFTGDYPGALRKEGELLGTHDYDDCLELAEWVELARERVRRVRREAMLAEIQRLEAAGDYPAALPWAERLLNDDLVSEEAHRRVMRLLYLMGERAGALKAYHRCGEILRRELGLEPLPETAELARTIDQGAALPHPPAAQRPRIPLQVLRPPTLVGREREWSLLEEAYQQGKLVFLRGEPGVGKTRLALDFAASKGRVLLLAARPGDAGIPFSSYARSLRESLAEHPEWVAHMLPWVRAEISRILPELAEGVLPPPLASEAEKMRLFDALGTLTLSTYADGERVLVSDDAQYLDQASIEVMLYQLNKFGRLGHPGGFPFTIVTYRRGEMDPEVEQNVFFPLLEAGAATLIDVEPLEPDALKALLHSLEDPLLDRLSPALERYSGGNPMFVLELLKSLYETGQIQRGLPQQLGVPGKIGFVVQRRLERLSPAGLRLVRTAAVAGVDFSSELAGAVLGVSPLDLVEPWAELEAAQLIFGSGFVHDLVHEATLAGIPVPIKALLHRRIAEYLEAHRAEPARIAQHWLEADESNAIPYLLEAARAAQVTYRLSEASRFYEQAACILERLGRSEEAFASWQQACATLLRFDTGPRHEAALERLFALAESPQQRAQAHLAEASLAGERHDRERAEQSAREGYRLALEAQDPSLQAKLLTALGQALWLQGRTEEVVPLLEQAAEIYRQTGDERGLAGVESNLGTVLDQLFRHQEAIVHHGRAAERFAVFDDRLGTVKALHNLAVSHAYFGLAHLALEYQRRAEALLSEVEDAQILALRSAGNLAARYADLGEYTRAWAELERALGLVPEGWEWARAHYRTEKVKLLLLLGALEEAQAELGAVLELRAQGLGLPDDIFKVALTLQAQIKAWRGESPHPELSQAQPLSDAHRPYNKIRFMLVKATLLNPQEALPLAQEVLEFALEHQLPAVELAARTRVAQVLLRVKKQRRALGHTEAAMSLLRTYDPTDFYRGEILLTHCLALEAARQPGRLGHLEATLKWLLETAEGKVPPLYQKSFLWQNPTNRTILEMASQQGIA; encoded by the coding sequence ATGGCCACCTTGCCGCACCCGCCCTTTCCCCGCAGTGGAGGAGTGTGGAGCCTCGAGCTGCTAGGGGTAGCCCGCCTGGTGCGCGGGGGGGTGGCGTTAGAGCCGCTCGAGCGCAAGACTGCGGCCCTTTTCGCGATACTAGCCCTGGAAGGCCCCACCCCGCGCTCTAAGATCGCCGGGCTCTTATGGCCTGAGGTAGACGAAGGAAAAGCCCGGCGCAATCTGCGCCAGCGGCTACACCGGCTCAAGGACGTGCTGGGGGTGAGCCTGATCATCCCCGAGGATACGCTGTACCTGGATCCCGCCCTCGAGGTAGACGCGGTGTGCCTGGAGTCGCTGGCTTTTACCGGGGATTACCCGGGGGCCCTCAGGAAAGAGGGGGAACTCCTGGGCACCCATGACTACGACGATTGCCTCGAGCTGGCCGAGTGGGTGGAACTCGCGCGGGAACGGGTGCGCCGGGTGCGCCGCGAAGCGATGCTAGCCGAGATCCAACGCCTGGAGGCGGCAGGGGATTACCCGGCGGCGCTGCCTTGGGCTGAGCGGCTTTTGAATGACGACCTGGTTTCGGAGGAGGCCCATCGCCGGGTGATGCGGCTGTTGTACCTGATGGGCGAGCGAGCCGGGGCGCTCAAAGCCTACCACCGCTGCGGCGAGATCTTGCGGCGCGAGCTGGGGCTGGAGCCCCTACCCGAGACCGCTGAGTTAGCCCGTACCATTGACCAGGGTGCAGCCTTGCCTCACCCTCCCGCCGCCCAGCGCCCGCGGATTCCGCTCCAGGTGCTGCGCCCGCCCACGCTGGTGGGCCGCGAGCGGGAATGGTCCTTGCTGGAAGAGGCCTACCAGCAGGGCAAGCTGGTGTTTTTGCGCGGTGAGCCAGGAGTGGGCAAGACCCGGCTGGCGCTGGACTTCGCGGCATCCAAAGGCAGGGTTTTGCTGCTGGCGGCCCGCCCGGGGGATGCTGGGATTCCCTTCTCGAGCTATGCCCGCAGCTTGCGCGAGTCCTTGGCTGAACACCCTGAGTGGGTCGCCCATATGCTGCCCTGGGTGCGCGCCGAGATTTCGCGCATACTCCCTGAGCTGGCCGAGGGGGTGCTTCCGCCCCCGCTGGCCTCTGAGGCCGAGAAGATGCGGCTTTTTGACGCCCTGGGGACCCTTACCCTAAGTACCTACGCTGACGGTGAGCGGGTTTTGGTGAGCGATGACGCCCAGTACCTGGACCAGGCTTCCATCGAGGTGATGCTCTACCAGCTCAACAAGTTCGGCAGGCTGGGCCATCCGGGGGGCTTTCCCTTCACCATCGTCACCTACCGGCGCGGTGAGATGGATCCCGAGGTCGAACAGAATGTTTTCTTTCCGCTCCTCGAGGCCGGAGCGGCCACCCTCATCGATGTCGAGCCCCTCGAGCCGGATGCACTCAAAGCCTTGCTGCACAGCCTGGAGGACCCGCTGTTGGATAGATTGTCCCCGGCGCTTGAGCGCTACAGCGGCGGCAACCCCATGTTCGTGCTGGAGCTGCTCAAAAGCCTCTACGAAACTGGGCAGATCCAACGGGGCCTGCCGCAGCAGCTAGGGGTGCCGGGCAAGATCGGCTTTGTGGTCCAAAGACGCCTCGAGCGCCTCTCCCCGGCGGGTTTGCGCCTGGTCCGTACCGCCGCGGTAGCCGGGGTGGACTTCAGCTCCGAGTTAGCTGGAGCGGTGCTGGGGGTGAGCCCCTTGGATTTGGTAGAGCCGTGGGCTGAACTCGAGGCCGCCCAGCTGATTTTTGGCTCTGGTTTTGTCCATGACCTCGTCCATGAGGCAACTTTGGCGGGAATCCCGGTGCCCATCAAGGCCCTCCTGCACCGCCGCATCGCCGAGTACCTAGAAGCCCACCGGGCCGAGCCGGCCCGCATTGCCCAGCACTGGCTCGAGGCCGATGAGAGCAACGCCATTCCCTATCTGCTAGAAGCGGCCCGAGCGGCCCAGGTCACCTACCGGCTTTCTGAAGCCTCCCGTTTTTACGAGCAGGCTGCCTGTATCCTCGAGCGTTTGGGGCGTTCGGAGGAGGCCTTCGCGAGCTGGCAGCAGGCTTGTGCAACCCTGCTGCGCTTTGACACTGGCCCACGCCACGAAGCTGCTCTGGAGCGGCTTTTTGCCCTGGCCGAAAGCCCCCAGCAGCGGGCCCAAGCCCACTTGGCCGAAGCCAGCTTGGCCGGCGAACGCCATGACCGTGAGCGGGCTGAGCAGAGCGCGAGGGAGGGCTATAGGTTGGCGCTCGAGGCCCAAGACCCATCCCTCCAGGCCAAGCTGCTCACCGCCTTAGGCCAAGCCCTGTGGTTGCAGGGGCGAACCGAGGAGGTGGTGCCTCTACTCGAGCAGGCCGCCGAGATCTATCGGCAGACCGGCGACGAGCGCGGTCTGGCTGGGGTGGAGTCCAATCTGGGCACGGTGCTCGACCAGCTCTTTCGCCACCAGGAAGCCATCGTGCACCATGGCCGGGCCGCCGAGCGCTTCGCAGTTTTCGATGACCGGCTGGGCACGGTCAAAGCCTTGCACAACCTTGCGGTGAGCCACGCCTATTTCGGCCTGGCCCACCTAGCGCTGGAATACCAGCGTAGGGCCGAGGCCTTGCTGAGCGAGGTAGAGGATGCTCAGATCTTGGCGCTGCGCAGCGCGGGAAACCTAGCCGCCCGCTACGCCGACCTGGGGGAGTACACCCGGGCTTGGGCGGAGTTGGAGCGCGCTTTGGGTCTGGTCCCGGAGGGCTGGGAGTGGGCGCGGGCCCACTACCGCACCGAAAAGGTTAAGCTGCTCCTGCTATTGGGGGCGCTGGAGGAAGCCCAGGCCGAACTGGGGGCGGTGCTCGAGCTGCGCGCTCAGGGATTAGGTCTGCCAGACGACATCTTCAAAGTAGCCCTGACCCTCCAGGCACAGATCAAGGCATGGCGGGGGGAATCACCCCACCCTGAGCTAAGCCAGGCCCAACCGCTGTCCGATGCCCACCGTCCCTATAACAAAATCCGCTTCATGCTGGTCAAGGCCACCCTCCTGAACCCCCAGGAGGCCTTGCCGTTGGCTCAGGAAGTGCTCGAGTTTGCCCTCGAGCACCAGCTTCCTGCGGTCGAGTTGGCGGCCCGGACCCGAGTGGCGCAGGTTTTGCTGCGGGTGAAGAAGCAGCGCCGGGCCCTCGGGCATACCGAGGCGGCGATGAGCCTGCTACGAACCTACGATCCCACCGATTTCTACCGGGGGGAGATTCTCCTGACCCACTGCTTGGCCCTGGAGGCCGCCCGGCAACCGGGAAGGCTGGGCCACCTCGAGGCCACCCTGAAATGGCTGCTCGAGACCGCCGAGGGAAAGGTTCCGCCCTTGTACCAAAAAAGCTTCCTGTGGCAAAACCCCACTAACCGAACCATCCTCGAGATGGCGAGCCAGCAGGGGATCGCCTGA